From a region of the Pelomicrobium methylotrophicum genome:
- a CDS encoding ABC transporter ATP-binding protein translates to MAFQNLVEIRNLAFSYHQRPIFHELNLALPRGRVVAIMGGSGSGKTTLLRLIGGQLKPTRGEVQVDGYVVNRLSMAELYRLRRRIGMLFQFGALFTDLSVFDNVAFPLREHTDLPESMIHDLVLMKLQAVGLRGARDLMPSELSGGMARRVALARAIALDPMLILYDEPFTGLDPISLGVIGDLIRRLNDALGATSVVVTHDIQESLHIVDYVYLLSGGRVIAQGTPDEIRASSDPFVDQFIHARKDGPVAFHYPALDYGQDLLEGRA, encoded by the coding sequence TTGGCCTTTCAGAACCTGGTTGAGATCCGCAATCTCGCCTTCAGCTATCACCAGCGCCCCATCTTTCACGAGCTGAACCTCGCTTTGCCCCGCGGCCGAGTGGTCGCGATCATGGGCGGCTCGGGCTCTGGAAAGACCACGCTGCTGCGGCTGATCGGCGGGCAGTTGAAGCCCACCCGCGGTGAGGTACAGGTGGACGGCTACGTGGTGAACCGCCTGTCCATGGCTGAGCTCTACCGCTTGCGGCGGCGCATCGGCATGCTGTTTCAGTTCGGCGCTCTGTTCACCGACCTGTCGGTCTTCGACAACGTGGCGTTTCCCTTGAGGGAACACACCGATCTGCCGGAGTCCATGATCCACGACCTGGTGCTCATGAAACTGCAGGCGGTGGGCCTGCGAGGGGCGCGGGATCTGATGCCCTCCGAGCTCTCCGGCGGCATGGCCCGGCGGGTGGCGCTCGCCCGCGCGATTGCCCTCGATCCGATGCTGATTCTGTACGATGAGCCGTTCACGGGCCTGGACCCGATCTCTCTCGGCGTGATCGGCGACCTGATCCGGCGCCTGAATGACGCGCTGGGCGCCACCTCCGTGGTGGTGACTCACGACATCCAGGAGTCCTTGCATATCGTCGACTACGTCTATCTGCTGTCGGGCGGGCGCGTGATTGCCCAGGGGACGCCGGATGAGATCCGCGCATCCTCCGATCCCTTCGTCGATCAGTTCATCCATGCCAGGAAGGACGGGCCCGTGGCGTTCCACTACCCGGCGCTCGACTATGGCCAGGACCTGCTGGAGGGGAGGGCATGA
- a CDS encoding DUF72 domain-containing protein yields the protein MAAAPTYRIHVGAVDWEHPQWVGSFYPEDLPAEWRLAYYNQWFDCVLVPAHRWMAAAAEELARWRADTLDRFRFVLETGPQPVPEEARARAASLGPKLGMWYPTKGGGGPRLEWLLPGEDMKQLAARLRALAGQGHETYLIGQSPDAEYLNRVVTLLELLRL from the coding sequence ATGGCTGCCGCTCCAACGTATCGGATCCACGTGGGTGCCGTGGACTGGGAGCATCCTCAATGGGTTGGCTCGTTCTACCCCGAGGATCTTCCGGCGGAATGGCGTCTCGCGTATTACAACCAGTGGTTTGACTGCGTGCTGGTGCCAGCGCATCGGTGGATGGCTGCAGCCGCGGAGGAACTCGCGCGCTGGAGGGCGGACACGCTGGATCGCTTTCGCTTCGTTCTGGAAACCGGTCCGCAGCCGGTGCCTGAGGAGGCCCGGGCGCGCGCGGCGAGCCTGGGGCCCAAGCTGGGAATGTGGTATCCGACGAAAGGGGGCGGCGGGCCCCGACTCGAGTGGCTGCTGCCCGGAGAGGATATGAAGCAGCTCGCCGCGCGGCTTCGGGCGCTGGCCGGTCAGGGGCACGAGACTTACCTGATCGGGCAGTCTCCGGATGCGGAGTACCTCAACCGGGTGGTGACGCTGCTCGAGCTGTTGCGGCTCTGA